The genomic window GCCCTACGTTCAAGAGGTTTTTAATCATTTAGCCGAGCATCATATCCAGCCGGTTTTATATTCAAAATTTAAAACATCCCTTCATGGCAAAATTAAGTTGCCTGCCAATACAGTTATTTTTCATAACCATAGCGAACTAAAAGAACTTGCCGATGTATTGTTGAGCTTAGGAGGCGATGGTACCTTACTGGATACCTTATCCTTAATCCGCAATTCGGGCATACCGGTAATCGGGATCAATTTTGGCCGGTTGGGTTTTCTGGCCAGCATCAACAAAAATGAAATAGGATCGGCACTAAAAGCCTTAATTAACGGAGAATATACCTTAGATGCCCGCTCGCTTTTAACCTTAGAATCTGATAATGGCCTGTTTGGAGAAGAGAATTTTGCACTGAATGATATTACCATTCACCGTCGCGATAATTCTGCCATGATGATTATCCATGCCTCAATGAACAATGAGTTTATTAATTCTTACTGGGCCGATGGATTGATTATTGCCACCCCAACAGGATCAACCGCTTACTCATTAAGCTGCGGTGGCCCGATTATTTATCCCGACTCTGAAAATTTTGTTATTACACCCATTGCGCCGCATAACTTAAATGTAAGGCCGGTGGTTGTGCCAGATGATAATAAACTCTCTTTTGAGGTAGAAGCACGTGAATCGAAATTTCTGGTTTCTTGTGATAGCCGAACGGTTACCGTAGAACGTTCAGTAAAAATTAGCATAAAAAAGGCAGATTTTTGCGTAAATCTTATCCGCCTTAACAATGAAACCTACTTAAACACGTTAAGAAATAAATTATTATGGGGCATTGATACCCGTAACTACTAAGCATGACGCCAACCAAACCTCTGTTAATTCTCTTCTTTTTTATCTTTAGCGGACAAATTCTTCGTGCGCAGGAAGGAACATGGGAAGTTGGATTAATGGCTGGAGGAGCAGGTTACATGGGCGATCTCAATCAAAATAATCCATTGCAGATTAGCGGACTCTCTGGCGGTGCTTATGTAAAACGTAACTTTAACCAATATTTGGGCGTTCGCTTAAATTATACTTACGGACAGATAAAGGCAGATGATGCCAACTCCAATAATGAGCAGTTCCGCGAAAGAAATCTGCGTTTTAAAACAGCATTGAACGAATTTAGCGGTTTGATCGATTTTAATTTTTTTAACTTTAATATAGGTGGCGGAACCAGACAATTTACTCCTTACCTTTTTACTGGTGTTGGTTTAGTTGTTTTTAAACCTACGGTAAAAATTGATGGTGACAGATACCGGTTAGATCGACTCGCAACCGAAGGGCAGGAAAATGGCTATAACAATGCTGTTTTAACTATCCCA from Flavobacterium sp. W4I14 includes these protein-coding regions:
- a CDS encoding NAD+ kinase (product_source=KO:K00858; cath_funfam=2.60.200.30,3.40.50.10330; cog=COG0061; ko=KO:K00858; pfam=PF01513,PF20143; superfamily=111331), whose protein sequence is MRIAIYGRDFNDTVLPYVQEVFNHLAEHHIQPVLYSKFKTSLHGKIKLPANTVIFHNHSELKELADVLLSLGGDGTLLDTLSLIRNSGIPVIGINFGRLGFLASINKNEIGSALKALINGEYTLDARSLLTLESDNGLFGEENFALNDITIHRRDNSAMMIIHASMNNEFINSYWADGLIIATPTGSTAYSLSCGGPIIYPDSENFVITPIAPHNLNVRPVVVPDDNKLSFEVEARESKFLVSCDSRTVTVERSVKISIKKADFCVNLIRLNNETYLNTLRNKLLWGIDTRNY
- a CDS encoding hypothetical protein (product_source=Hypo-rule applied; pfam=PF19573; smart=SM00869; superfamily=56925); translation: MTPTKPLLILFFFIFSGQILRAQEGTWEVGLMAGGAGYMGDLNQNNPLQISGLSGGAYVKRNFNQYLGVRLNYTYGQIKADDANSNNEQFRERNLRFKTALNEFSGLIDFNFFNFNIGGGTRQFTPYLFTGVGLVVFKPTVKIDGDRYRLDRLATEGQENGYNNAVLTIPYGIGLRYNYKNTWSVFTELGYRTPLTDYIDDVSGRYPVNPVIVGNGQNQVNLSDPSRYQIGQAGTQRGDFRKRDTYLFVSVGISFTFVSSKCYSF